ATTCCGAATATCAAAACCATCGACAACGTGGACTACTTTATTGTCGATGATGATCCCGATTACGCCTATTACCAGGAAATCAAGTCGGTCTTTGGCAACGACGAGTTCTTTGTCATCGCCTTCAGACAGCCCGACATCTTCACCGAACAGAACCTGCTGCTGCTCAAGGATTTGACCCTTGCGCTTGAAGATCTGCCCGGCATCCGTGATGTGAAAAGCCTGGCCAATGTCGACTATGTGGACGGCGCCCAGGAGTATTTTGACGTCAGGAAGTTCCTTGAGACCGTCCCTTCATCCAGTGAAGGGCTTGAGCTGCTCAGGCAGCAGGCCCTGACAACGCCGCTTTACCTGGACAACCTGATTTCCAGGGACGGACAAGCCGCAGCTATTGTTGTCTATCCGCATGACCACCCGGGGGACCAGGCATTTCGTCAGCGCCTGCTGAAACATGTTCATGAGATGCTGGCGCAACAGGAAGCCGAGGGGCTTGGGTTTCACCTGGCCGGCAACTCCGTGACCAATGTTGCCCTGAGCCGCTATGTCCAGCAGGACCTTTCCATATTCATTCCGCTGACCTATTTGCTCGTGGCCCTGGTGGTGCTGATTGTCTTCGCGAGTTTTCGGTTGATGGTCCTGGCCCTGATCAACATCACGTTCTGCGTTGGGTCCACCATGGGTTTCATGGCCATGACCGGCATTGCCATGCACAACGTGACTTCGGTGGTGCCGTCCCTGGTCATGGCCCTGGCCTTGGCGGATACTGTACACATCTTTTCCCGCCTGGATAGAAAGGTTCTTCAGGCCTTTCCGGATAATAGGTCGGCTCTGGTCAGTATTCTGGGAAAGCTGATCCTGCCCTGTTTCTTGACCACATTGACCACGGCAATCGGTTTTTTGTCCCTCTCCGTCAGCAGTATTGCACCGATCCGTGAATTTGCCTACGCGGCTTCCATGGGCATGGTTTTCGAGTTTATTTTCTCTTTTTTCCTCCTTCCCCCCTTGTTGCTGTTCTGCAACCCCTCGAAAATATTCCGTGACAGACCCAAAGATCGGGGGCTGCCTGGCTTCCTGTATGCACTGAGCGGGTATGTACAAAAAAGACATGTCCGGGTTTGTTTTGTCTTCCTGACCGTGGTGATTGGCTCTGTCTGGTTTACCGGGAAAATTTCCGTAGAGACCAATCTGGTCGAGTATTTCAAGAAGGACAGTCCCATCCGCCAGGATCTGGACTTCGTGCAGGACCATCTCAGCGGGGTCGCGACGATGGACATCTCCTTGCGCGCCGAAACCTTTGACGCGTTCAGTGAACCGGATAATCTCCTGTTGTTGGATGCGATCCAGTCCATTGTGCTGACGTTGCCCGGGGTGGACACGGCGATCTCCTTTGGCGACTACATCAAAGACATGAACAAGGCCTTCCATGACGAGGACCCAGCCTTTTATGTCATCCCCCGTGAGAAAGAGCTGATCGCGCAGTACCTCTTGCTCTACGATTCACGGGATATTGACGACTTCATCAACAATGCTCTGGATCATGCCCGGATCCTGGTTCGACTCTCGGAAACAAGCTCCGCCAGGCAGGCGGAGTTGATTCAGGCTCTGCAGGCTTTTCTGGATAGACTTGAGGCCGAAGGTATTGCGGTCAGAATCACCGGGAACGTCGTCCAACAGGTCAATGTCATCCAGGCGTTGATTGAGAGCCTGGTTTCAAGCTTGGCATTGGCGGTGGGCGTCATTGGCCTGATCATGCTTCTGGTGTTGCGCTCGGTGAAAATGGGCTTGCTGAGTCTGGTCCCCAATCTGTTTCCATTGCTGCTGAATCTGGGGGTCATGGGCCTGCTGGGCATTCCCTTGGACACCTCCACCGCCTTGATTACCGTGGTGGCCCTGGGCATTGCCGTGGACGATACCATTCACTTTTTGACCGAATACAGTGCCCATCGAAAACAGAATCGGTCCATCTCCGTTTCGTTGGAAAAGGCCATCGTGAACAAAGGGCTGGCCATCGTGACTACATCCGTCATTCTGGCCATTGGTTTCGGGGTGCTGGTGTGCAGCAATTTCGTGCCCACGATCCATTTTGGCCTGCTCAGCGCAATGGTCATGCTGACAGCCTTGGTCGGCGACATCGTTCTTCTTCCGGCAATCATGTCGCTGAAAGGCAAACACGAGCGGAAGGCAATAGAATCTGGTAAATGAAAAAGTCGGAAGCAGCAGGGGATGAGAGCTGCTGAGGAGGATGCTACGAGGAGCAGTTTTTCAGTTCGTGGCGTCTGATTCTAAAAAATAGGCGAACTATTTCTTGCCGTTGCTCAAGAATGGATAGAATTTCTGCAAGTATTGCTTCTGGATGAGAGATAGGTTTGTGTAGACGTCTGGCCTGACTTCGAAAAAGACCTTCGCAACGTCGGCATCCATGGGGTGCCTTTTTTCATGAAAGGTCCAGCCGCTTTGCAGTTCCTGCATGGTCGTGTTCATCTTGCAGAAAAAGGCATGTAGATTCCCATCCACGTCGAAATCCTGGTACTTTTCGCTCAGTTTTTCCTCAATGGTGTCCATGTCAATGCGCAGGGCAACGGCCGGCGCCCCCACGCCTTCGTAGAACCGTTCCGGTCCGAAGTCGTCAAACAGGAACATGGTCTTATAGAAATTGACGTGCTTGGGGTTGACCATGATGCAGATGTCGTCAACGTCCACGAGTCTGGAATACTCGAACATGGTCTTGGAAAGAAAGACCATCAGGTTGCACCAGCGGGTCTCCTTGGGCGTGGCCAGGGCGGAAAGTTCCGTGACTTTGCGGCCTTTTGCCCGCAAGGCGTCCAGTTCCGGCTGGTACAGCGCGTCCATGGGTAGCCCGAACAGTTCGCTGTCGAAGATCTGGGACAACGTGGATATGACTTTGGTGTAGCTTCGGAAGATGTAGACGCAGGTTTTGGGCAGAAAATTGTAGACGCTGAGATGCATTTCCGAGGAATGCGGGGTCTTGATGTATCCGGAGGCCAAGTACTCTTGGTAGACCAGGGCAAAGGACTGGGCCAATTCGTCCTGGGTTTCCGCGATCTTGATGTTCGGGCGGTCAATTTCGTCCAGCTTGGCTCTGAGCATGGCCGAGCGACGAAGCCTGACGGATCTGCGACGTTCCTGGAGGAGTTGCTCGGGGTGTACGGTCATGGGAGGTCCTCATCAAATATGATTGAGGTGATGCATGAAGGGTCGGATACAGGCCGGGCCTCTCGTGCGAAAGTCGTCTACAAACATTGGACGGCAGCATGTTCAACCGATTTGTCGAATATGTTCCTGAATCTCTGGAACACACCATCAACCCTGCGGCTGGTTTTCAGATTCGGATTCCGGGGTAGGATTCATGGAGCAGTTTTTTAAAATCCAAGGGAACATCCGACAGGGCGTCTGCCTTGTGACCCAAAAACCGGTTGATCACGTTTGCGTCCAGGGGATTGCGGCACGTTTTCGAGGATTGAACATCGCCGAATACCCTGAAGATGCTGGCGTCAAGGGCGATGCTCAAGGAAAGGTAGTGGGAGAAGAGTTTGTGCTGGTAGGAAAACTTCAAGTACACTCGGTCGAGCTTTTCCCTTGCCTTATGCACATTGGCACGCAAAGCCACGGCCATGGCATTGACCTTGGGGTAATATTTCTCTTCCGCGAAGATCTCGAACTCGCATCGGTTTTTGTACAGATGAACGTGTCTCGGATTGACCATGATGCAGACGTCGTCAATGTCCAGGAATACGCAATACAGGAAAATCAGCTTGGTGAAGTTCTGGATGCCGCGTCGCGAAAAAGCGCATCTGTCGGAGGCCAGGGAGCAGACTTCCAAAATTCTTCGGTTTTGCGCGCGCAAGGTATCCAGTTCAGCGTGGAACAAGGCGTCCATGGGCAGGCCGGATGGCTTGGAATCGTGGACAAGGGTGGCGGTGGAAAGGACGGCTTCCTGAGACTTGGCCAGGAAGACCGTGGTCGTGGGGAGCAGATGGTGTGGGGTAAACAAGAGCTTCCCCGGACTTTCTTGAATGTAGCCGACGTTCAGGTACTCCCTGTAGAGTAGGTGATACGCTTGGCAAAGTTCGTCAGGATCGTCCGCGAGCTTGAAGACGTAGTCAACATCATCCGGGGCGTGCTGGAGCACGGTCGCCGGAAACGTTTCATTGGGAAAGGGCAGCCATCTTTGCTTGGCCGGGTACATGTCGCTACAAACCTGGAAGCAAGATTGTTGTAAACATGAAAAGCCTTGTAATGTTATCTCGGCCATAATGCAATTGCAAGGAAGGTAGCCGATTTTGAGATGTTCGGCAAAGAGAGGATTGCTGGAAAAGAGCCACTGCGCGGATGTGCTGATTGTTTGGCAAAAAGAGTGACGGAAGTGCAAAAGAGTGAAGCATGGGGTCGATTGGGGCGGATCTAAAAGTAATATTTGGCCTT
This region of Desulfonatronum thiodismutans genomic DNA includes:
- a CDS encoding efflux RND transporter permease subunit → MQGILKWVCAFAVGCPLFSLAVSGVMGLFFLAQIPNIKTIDNVDYFIVDDDPDYAYYQEIKSVFGNDEFFVIAFRQPDIFTEQNLLLLKDLTLALEDLPGIRDVKSLANVDYVDGAQEYFDVRKFLETVPSSSEGLELLRQQALTTPLYLDNLISRDGQAAAIVVYPHDHPGDQAFRQRLLKHVHEMLAQQEAEGLGFHLAGNSVTNVALSRYVQQDLSIFIPLTYLLVALVVLIVFASFRLMVLALINITFCVGSTMGFMAMTGIAMHNVTSVVPSLVMALALADTVHIFSRLDRKVLQAFPDNRSALVSILGKLILPCFLTTLTTAIGFLSLSVSSIAPIREFAYAASMGMVFEFIFSFFLLPPLLLFCNPSKIFRDRPKDRGLPGFLYALSGYVQKRHVRVCFVFLTVVIGSVWFTGKISVETNLVEYFKKDSPIRQDLDFVQDHLSGVATMDISLRAETFDAFSEPDNLLLLDAIQSIVLTLPGVDTAISFGDYIKDMNKAFHDEDPAFYVIPREKELIAQYLLLYDSRDIDDFINNALDHARILVRLSETSSARQAELIQALQAFLDRLEAEGIAVRITGNVVQQVNVIQALIESLVSSLALAVGVIGLIMLLVLRSVKMGLLSLVPNLFPLLLNLGVMGLLGIPLDTSTALITVVALGIAVDDTIHFLTEYSAHRKQNRSISVSLEKAIVNKGLAIVTTSVILAIGFGVLVCSNFVPTIHFGLLSAMVMLTALVGDIVLLPAIMSLKGKHERKAIESGK
- a CDS encoding N-acyl amino acid synthase FeeM domain-containing protein, which gives rise to MTVHPEQLLQERRRSVRLRRSAMLRAKLDEIDRPNIKIAETQDELAQSFALVYQEYLASGYIKTPHSSEMHLSVYNFLPKTCVYIFRSYTKVISTLSQIFDSELFGLPMDALYQPELDALRAKGRKVTELSALATPKETRWCNLMVFLSKTMFEYSRLVDVDDICIMVNPKHVNFYKTMFLFDDFGPERFYEGVGAPAVALRIDMDTIEEKLSEKYQDFDVDGNLHAFFCKMNTTMQELQSGWTFHEKRHPMDADVAKVFFEVRPDVYTNLSLIQKQYLQKFYPFLSNGKK
- a CDS encoding N-acyl amino acid synthase FeeM domain-containing protein, with protein sequence MYPAKQRWLPFPNETFPATVLQHAPDDVDYVFKLADDPDELCQAYHLLYREYLNVGYIQESPGKLLFTPHHLLPTTTVFLAKSQEAVLSTATLVHDSKPSGLPMDALFHAELDTLRAQNRRILEVCSLASDRCAFSRRGIQNFTKLIFLYCVFLDIDDVCIMVNPRHVHLYKNRCEFEIFAEEKYYPKVNAMAVALRANVHKAREKLDRVYLKFSYQHKLFSHYLSLSIALDASIFRVFGDVQSSKTCRNPLDANVINRFLGHKADALSDVPLDFKKLLHESYPGIRI